A part of Mesoplodon densirostris isolate mMesDen1 chromosome 10, mMesDen1 primary haplotype, whole genome shotgun sequence genomic DNA contains:
- the C10H6orf141 gene encoding LOW QUALITY PROTEIN: uncharacterized protein C6orf141 homolog (The sequence of the model RefSeq protein was modified relative to this genomic sequence to represent the inferred CDS: inserted 2 bases in 1 codon) — MHRMNGPPPGMGAPGPRGPPNLATSPHSPGRAEXPSAAGASSSRGGAHEHREAGENVDCDSWVREKVLFLLHPERWLGTQGDSVREEVADEEDLFKAGGQDREPDCPSPLFPREKRISGSRVDAPSQAPGDPPKPLLVRVVDYEVTQEVLQVAWAKGCMTTLTEERSMTAVTFAANME; from the exons ATGCATCGGATGAATGGCCCTCCTCCAGGGATGGGGGCCCCGGGTCCCCGCGGGCCGCCGAATCTCGCGACCTCGCCCCACAGCCCTGGGCGCGCCGA CCCCTCGGCGGCGGGGGCGAGCAGCAGCCGGGGCGGCGCCCACGAGCACCGCGAGGCCGGAGAGAATGTGGACTGTGACTCCTGGGTCCGAGAGAAAGTGCTCTTTCTTCTGCACCCGGAGAGGTGGTTGGGGACTCAGGGGGACTCCGTACGGGAAGAAGTGGCCGATGAGGAGGACCTTTTCAAAGCGGGAGGACAGGACCGGGAACCCGACTGCCCTTCGCCTCTCTTTCCACGGGAAAAGCGAATTTCTGGCAGCCGTGTAGACGCTCCCTCCCAAGCTCCGGGGGACCCACCCAAACCCCTCCTCGTGCGGGTCGTGGATTATGAGGTGACACAAGAAGTCCTGCAGGTCGCGTGGGCGAAGGGCTGCATGACCACGCTGACCGAGGAGCGCTCCATGACCGCGGTCACTTTCGCCGCCAACATGGAGTGA